AGTAATATCATGATGTAATCATTGGACATACCTTAAACTGAAATAGtatgttggtgtcatgaaagagACATTTAACCACTTCTTTAAAACATCTAGCTGAAGCTCCAATCCATCATTAACTATTTGCGATTGAATCTCATCGTCATTTTCATGCATTCTTTTTGCCGCATTTTGAATGTCAACAACTCTCTCGACAGCAAAACGACAAATCTTTATAATACTTGTTACTTCATATGTATTTTCCAGCCTCCGAGTTTTGGACAGTTGACCAAAGCAGCTCTTAGGTTGACCAATACAAGTCTTTAAAAGCAACAAAAGCTCTTTGCTAGTCTCCCGGTCTATACACCAAAGCCGACCCACTAGATCGTTTATAAGCATAGCGTGTAAATCACTCTGTAAATCAACATTTTCGAACTGAAAGAAAAGCGAGAATCCGGTAATAAAGGCCAAAAGTGAACAACTTAGCGCATGAGAAGAAATGATGGTTGTACTTGTGGGGTCCATGTTCATAAATGACGTGGCAACTAAATCATACCCGTGTGCTAATTTCATTAACCGTGTGGATAGTTGTGTAAGTGGTTGAACCGATGATGCACCATGTTGCAAATGACTGTTTTGCCCTTTGCTAATTTCATTAAAGACGTGAACCGCAATTTCTATAACATTTGCCCTTAGAGCCAAAAACTGAATCTGGAAGTAGTGTCGGCCACTTGGCGTGACGTCATTCGCTGACAGCATTTCCTTTGAAACCTGAAGAATTTTACGAACCACATCAAGATTTTCAATCTCATGATCTGTCGTTTTGCTTATTTCACCTAAAACTCCTATTATCGGTAAAGACGAAGATCGGTTACCGACTAACCAACTTAACAAAGTTGACCGTTCTTTTGGTAAACTGCAATACAGGATTTTCATTTCTGAATACGCAAATAAAGTCAAAGATGTTAACCATTGATGGCAGGAATCCGAATGAACTACAGTCAATAATTCGCCAAAAATAAATGCAGCCATAAACCACGCCCCGTGGACACACGCGTATTTTCCAGCTTTGTAAGCAGACCAATAGTCTTTCACTTCCATAAGCTTCTTCGCTTTCTCAAGTGCAAGAATTTCATTTTCGATAACGTACGCATGATCCTTATTGCATTCGTCTATTTCTTTTAGTAACAGGAGATGATAGATAACGTGCACATAGTGATCGAAATAACCGCATCCACAAACATCGTTAATCATAAGCCTCGCAACATTCTGGATTTCACTACTAAAATTTCCATATTTCATCGTGTTTTTTAGACACAAGTTGACAACTTTTGATACACAGACCACAAGCTTTGACCCGAAAGTTCCATTATCCTTATGCAGCAGGCATTTGACAAAAAGATGGAGCTTATTTAACGCAAACTCACCAAGATTTGGGCATTTGTAAAGCAAAAGTTTGATGGTTCTAAATAAGCTCTGAGTTTCTTGCTCCGTTTCTAAGTTGGGTTGATTACGGTTTAAAACCGAGTTTGTCAGTAAAGTGATGCGATCCACGAGAAATGAAATCGCTTGGGTTGCGAGAGTTTTATCATTTCGATCGTATGTCGTGTCTATTTTTCTAGTGAACTTTACAGATATATTTGCTAGAAAATGAATGGCAAAGAGTCGGTTTGATAGTGACAAAGATTGCACTACAGTCTCGACAATGGTTAATATCTTGGTAAAACATTCGTTTATTTCCGAACCGTTGATGCTTAACAACTTCGACATCAGGATCTGCAATTTcgtcaaataaatataaaaattaaaatgaATACTATAGCAATTAAATTTTGGAAAATTGGATTTCCATAATCCCAACTTTGACATATCATTTGACCGCAGTCCAAGCTAAGGAAATGTTTTGTGACAGTCCCAActtttaacctattttccctCAGAGATCCCATACTAACTAAAAGTTAATCTAGTTAGTTTTTGCTGACGTGGATTGCTTACGTGGCAAAAAAGTCAAAGTATTGCTCACGTGGGCTGCTTATGTGGCAAATAAGTCAATGTTTTGATGACATGGGCTGCTTACGTGGCAAATAAGTCAATGTTTTGATGACGTGGGCTGCTTATGTGGCAAAGTTTTGATGGCATGGACTGCTTATGTGGCAGTTCACATCAGTAAAAACTAACGGGGTTAACTTTTAGTTACTATGGGATCACTGagggaaaataggttaaaagTTGGGACTGTTGTCGGCCAATATGTTAAAGTTAggtttattaaaatccaattttccTAACTTTTTATCATATATTAATGATGGCAATGGCTTGTAGAGATGAAGAATGAGCAGGCGGGATAACGGGTAAAATTTTTGTACATTTCAAAACGAGTCGAGTTGACTAACAACACTTTTTGACCAAAACTAATGCAATTAAATTAACACTTTAAGAAAGTTTTATGCATTAAAAATACACTTTATCcgacgtttgacccgtttccttcTAAGCTAATAAACATAACCCGAATCGATCAATTCAAAAGTACAATACCAACCTCATACAAAATATGAATAGCATCGTGCTGCATCACTGGTTGAAGTTCTGCATTTAACGTGTTGAACATTGCAGTCATCAGCTTTGTAGGAAGAGAAAAACGAAACCAACTTCTTGATAAAACAATGTTTAAGCATCTTAATGATGTTGCTCTTAATGACAATGACTTATCTTCGCTTAAAAACGTTAGAAGCAGATCTACCTGAACCAGGAAGCGAAATAGACGTTAACTTTATCGAGTAAACTAATATTATTTTAAAAGACGTGTAAAATAATATGAGGAACAGAGTAATAATACCTGCCTAGAAATCAAGAGTGCTGATCTGGACGCAATTAGAGAGAGTGAAATCAGCATAGTTGTCATAATATCATCGTCCACTGAATCTAAAATCAGATTTGTTCCCTCCTGCAGTGATTAATAATGAGTTTTGGAACGTATTATAAATGTCATATTGCTAACGATCATATCAGACAAAATGTTAAATGTATAGTGCGATAGCGATGAAAATAGCAGGTGCTATTTTATgtttagcgatacactagaagacaattttagaaatattttatatctatattttatcaaaatacgTTGTGTTTTCCATCTAAATACGcaatttatataaatatttagatTAATACAGGAAAAAGCCTAAAATCCCGCTATATATTAaaagatttaaaacaaaaaaaaaactgaaattcCGCTATTTTCACGCTATGGAGTCGCTAACAATCAGATTGCGAGATTGGGTTACTCCGCTATGAAGTGCGTTATAGTGAACGCTATTATCGCTATTGACAACAATGATGTATAAC
The sequence above is drawn from the Helianthus annuus cultivar XRQ/B chromosome 12, HanXRQr2.0-SUNRISE, whole genome shotgun sequence genome and encodes:
- the LOC110894653 gene encoding uncharacterized protein LOC110894653 isoform X1, giving the protein MERTPAACAMNWSIQLDKALRSNNSGKRTEAIQETGARLEWWSTEPELSMAEYDMFGLIPGEDKLFANAILLRLADTFVSGDKHTKLCVVKMFLSEFKHRKTKSSNRNNKGFFSKHNIPNHLELLRRIKLCFNSGDEEVRAMSLVLFGCWSDFSKDNAEIRYLVFSCIVSCHVLEVKASLFAAGCFCEFSDDFACVFLEMLVKVVSSSDMPFAGRLAGVRAFAKLGRSSALSSRAYEEGTNLILDSVDDDIMTTMLISLSLIASRSALLISRQVDLLLTFLSEDKSLSLRATSLRCLNIVLSRSWFRFSLPTKLMTAMFNTLNAELQPVMQHDAIHILYEILMSKLLSINGSEINECFTKILTIVETVVQSLSLSNRLFAIHFLANISVKFTRKIDTTYDRNDKTLATQAISFLVDRITLLTNSVLNRNQPNLETEQETQSLFRTIKLLLYKCPNLGEFALNKLHLFVKCLLHKDNGTFGSKLVVCVSKVVNLCLKNTMKYGNFSSEIQNVARLMINDVCGCGYFDHYVHVIYHLLLLKEIDECNKDHAYVIENEILALEKAKKLMEVKDYWSAYKAGKYACVHGAWFMAAFIFGELLTVVHSDSCHQWLTSLTLFAYSEMKILYCSLPKERSTLLSWLVGNRSSSLPIIGVLGEISKTTDHEIENLDVVRKILQVSKEMLSANDVTPSGRHYFQIQFLALRANVIEIAVHVFNEISKGQNSHLQHGASSVQPLTQLSTRLMKLAHGYDLVATSFMNMDPTSTTIISSHALSCSLLAFITGFSLFFQFENVDLQSDLHAMLINDLVGRLWCIDRETSKELLLLLKTCIGQPKSCFGQLSKTRRLENTYEVTSIIKICRFAVERVVDIQNAAKRMHENDDEIQSQIVNDGLELQLDVLKKWLNVSFMTPTYYFSLRPCVSCQLFAMNRDSQNGAKISVLPGHQLHLDLCLQLNDVLPESRARITKLYCILKCKISYRQPSQSQDVKSQTRMKIHDWADDAVLELNDKLIKYVNKCEKDDDGRITESVVCFRLNEKGQGFSTCMLNVSMFPLGSYEIKWRAGCLDIDGCYWSLNSSSSGPVFTVQKPC
- the LOC110894653 gene encoding uncharacterized protein LOC110894653 isoform X2; the protein is MPCSRGQGLIICGWMLLLAGVRAFAKLGRSSALSSRAYEEGTNLILDSVDDDIMTTMLISLSLIASRSALLISRQVDLLLTFLSEDKSLSLRATSLRCLNIVLSRSWFRFSLPTKLMTAMFNTLNAELQPVMQHDAIHILYEILMSKLLSINGSEINECFTKILTIVETVVQSLSLSNRLFAIHFLANISVKFTRKIDTTYDRNDKTLATQAISFLVDRITLLTNSVLNRNQPNLETEQETQSLFRTIKLLLYKCPNLGEFALNKLHLFVKCLLHKDNGTFGSKLVVCVSKVVNLCLKNTMKYGNFSSEIQNVARLMINDVCGCGYFDHYVHVIYHLLLLKEIDECNKDHAYVIENEILALEKAKKLMEVKDYWSAYKAGKYACVHGAWFMAAFIFGELLTVVHSDSCHQWLTSLTLFAYSEMKILYCSLPKERSTLLSWLVGNRSSSLPIIGVLGEISKTTDHEIENLDVVRKILQVSKEMLSANDVTPSGRHYFQIQFLALRANVIEIAVHVFNEISKGQNSHLQHGASSVQPLTQLSTRLMKLAHGYDLVATSFMNMDPTSTTIISSHALSCSLLAFITGFSLFFQFENVDLQSDLHAMLINDLVGRLWCIDRETSKELLLLLKTCIGQPKSCFGQLSKTRRLENTYEVTSIIKICRFAVERVVDIQNAAKRMHENDDEIQSQIVNDGLELQLDVLKKWLNVSFMTPTYYFSLRPCVSCQLFAMNRDSQNGAKISVLPGHQLHLDLCLQLNDVLPESRARITKLYCILKCKISYRQPSQSQDVKSQTRMKIHDWADDAVLELNDKLIKYVNKCEKDDDGRITESVVCFRLNEKGQGFSTCMLNVSMFPLGSYEIKWRAGCLDIDGCYWSLNSSSSGPVFTVQKPC